The following coding sequences lie in one Lepeophtheirus salmonis chromosome 11, UVic_Lsal_1.4, whole genome shotgun sequence genomic window:
- the LOC121126391 gene encoding uncharacterized protein: MSWMRQLGWKEGLSPSSLKEIDKLEAEIEKLNKEKSIKSLQFETLEAALGKKNRRYEEEKSQSSILQRELQELNEKYQELNNKYDKQQHDISFKENQFNCLQRTLESKNKSLEDVQHQVKALEESLDSTSFNTSHSSGSSSGGGGGDASFYSTRSSITNNLSPIKKFQESNSLVEDLRIKLQNAEEIIRKRDQLIEELKEDTHNASSPSTPRSSSFDFFNSPKGFANMNKSSSIVFNDDQNQRAFMSTSSQERFGSKDSITNSPTLVGGDRKLLHQIDELKETIIEKEQIIADLNSSHRLMPELEKAQLKIQELEHRVKEDECKLFNVESSRLSLEKRMKAKEEDLKLELCLSNSQCESEKKEIQVFREEINQNKLQLQTSRDVFEVEKNNMENNFAQERDSYRKKIEELSFQNVALCKIKSELEMDIQELQKQHLMEVNNIANTKEFTLQSKIDNEKEDNPVIQDKSIEVEEKISQYLSNIISKEEEIEKLRLENHNLLQSLNNLKLEVSSNKESIDSESLILILEKDISDKNDKIKSLEELLSSSSSKSASEAIRFQKRIKELEDEHEKDKNELQIQIDNTETDSISLKTSMASLQSELLSVKNEKTALHNEFIKFKENSDDQVNCIQGFGETRMKELQESLEKQVKSCESLEETIKSLNEEKEALKNMFECLLNSKEKEIETISHELETLQIRFESELQALKDEYELEKKNIIQDNTRGFEKIELQWKDKLSNKENEMTLQFNDLSQNLESKNEELSNLNSQINDLNSEKESLLCQVKDMEASVHINSQNLKEREIALEKEIDMLRRDINEMKDMIKDKESQSQLVREENVSLKDRLNSISVGSLGNESELQSLKDELHHLKSIKLSQLQVSLLQAEERLSNLVQENDEKSKSLSIESSRNQELATKLNIQKENLSNKESAYEELDSRIQLLQESLEEEKNDKLDLSEKLNEKMRDMLVLQENFSVQILTMEEDRSEIEKEKDDLCKSNLYFNDKIESLTKENENLAHRISELNERNQKLVQENESLVEEQSQCFNVSESIKTENEKLLSDLEKIENDKSNLMVEIANLNDDIDFKIKDYESKIQELSLKVSESEEQLEFKDIQLFDAKEKLDSALQAQLNQTVDSEAQYNIKIRDLECHIHDLQESIKSLENDKKGYIRKIDSLRTDSTTQLDSILKSNQQLCELRSEYEKSLQDIESEKGSLMEELAFFKSRFHLIKNEYESLQIEFKSLQYSNDEVSKERESLLEKVISLEERSIRDEEFESENDKLKVKLSSMEKEKSSTEAQLLEKEVQLRECNVSIQDLMAENKELNHQILDFESKYDSLDEKYVVIKEENDILIQKVSETKYELESKLKKENDLFEEEKAALNNSISVSRKDMEKLNFQLTGVNNENSRLKKEIDTLQSSLCETKNDLDVQNNLTKSIKTELEEKSRLHDELAKEKDSLLKRVHDSNHSIELLIAKERTLVNSIEEFKQKLSSFSHLNEENESLKKVMVDLEMSASELKSNLDSLNLENEELKKCHDEAIADIYQIHEKEKEKIMQKLRSLETSKEDELGEWKFKVKSLLNSLKSKEKQIIQLLKTNTDLKDSFDKESQELNKQLKIYQNEETEIFPWEAEPEEYRDLTPVDLLYIFKDEKLSHRVRAELYYKAVGHLKQDIELKMDRNIELVKELGEVKRQVDHLKLKYEELPKMESELNPSSNNILKINYHESVKSEGIMTRAAKRKSINIYSENRGPQPAYPSQERGENTEVNPFKIRSLLKPATLKVTNPKKKPLNTITNQATIRNSK; the protein is encoded by the exons TTAAGGAAATTGACAAATTAGAAGCTGAAATTGAGAAGTTGAACaaggaaaaatcaattaagagtCTTCAATTTGAAACACTTGAAGCTGCTTTAGGAAAAAAGAATCGGAGA TATGAAGAGGAAAAGTCCCAATCGTCTATCCTACAGCGTGAGTTGCAAGAATTAAACGAAAAAtatcaagagttaaataataagtatgatAAACAGCAACATGATATATCATTTAAAGAGAATCAATTTAACTGTCTTCAG aGAACTTTAGAGTCAAAGAATAAATCCCTTGAAGATGTTCAACATCAAGTCAAAGCCCTTGAGGAGTCTCTTGATTCAACTTCATTTAATACTTCCCATTCCTCAGGATCTTCCAGTGGCGGTGGTGGCGGGGATGCCAGTTTTTATTCAACTCGATCTTCGATCACGAACAATTTAAGTCCGATAAAGAAATTTCAag aatcaaaCAGTTTGGTTGAAGATCTGAGAATAAAGCTGCAAAACGCTGAGGAAATTATAAGGAAAAGAGATCAGTTGATAGAGGAATTAAAAGAAGACACACATAATGCTAGTTCACCTAGTACTCCAAGATCatcatcttttgattttttcaatagtcCTAAAGGATTCGCTAATATGAACAAATCATCTTCCATTGTATTCAATGACGATCAAAATCAA AGAGCCTTCATGTCAACGTCTTCACAAGAGCGATTTGGAAGTAAGGACTCAATCACCAATTCTCCCACACTCGTCGGCGGTGATAGAA AACTTCTTCATCAAATTGATGAACTAAAAgaaacaattattgaaaaagaacagaTTATCGCTGACTTAAATTCCTCTCATCGTCTTATGCCTGAGTTGGAAAAGGCACAGCTTAAAATCCAGGAGTTGGAACATCGCGTCAAAGAAGATGAGTGCAAGCTCTTCAATGTTGAATCTTCCAGGCTCTCATTGGAAAAACGTATGAAAGCAAAGGAGGAGGATCTGAAACTGGAGCTCTGTTTATCCAATTCTCAGTGTGAGAGTGAGAAAAAAGAGATCCAAGTCTTTAGGGaagaaatcaatcaaaataagcTACAGCTTCAGACATCCCGGGATGTCTTTgaagttgaaaaaaa CAACATGGAAAATAACTTTGCTCAAGAAAGAGACAGTTATAGGAAGAAGATTGAGGAACTCTCCTTTCAAAATGTTGCCCTCTGTAAAATTAAATCTGAACTAGAGATGGATATTCAAGAATTACAAAAGCAACATTTGATGGAAGTAAATAACATTGCAAACACCAAAGAATTTACTCTACAAAGTAAAATAGACAATGAAAAGGAGGATAATCCCGTCATCCAAGATAAAAGTATTGAAGTTGAGGAAAAAATCTCCCAGTATCTGTCAAACATTATTTCTAAAGAGgaagaaattgagaaattacgtttagaaaatcataatttattacaatCTCTAAATAATTTGAAGCTAGAAGTTTCAAGCAATAAAGAATCAATTGACTCTGAgtcattgattttaattttagaaaaagacatatctgataaaaatgataaaataaaatccctGGAAGAACTTTTGAGCTCTTCTTCCTCTAAATCAGCGAGTGAAGCAATCCGTTTTCAAAAACGAATAAAAGAGCTGGAAGATGAACATGAGAAAGACAAAAATGAATTGCAGATACAAATCGATAACACTGAAACAGAttcaatatcattaaaaacttCAATGGCAAGTCTTCAGAGTGAATTGCTGTCAGTTAAAAACGAAAAGACAGCTCTtcataatgaatttattaaatttaaggaaaattCTGACGATCAGGTTAACTGTATTCAAGGATTTGGTGAGACAAGGATGAAAGAACTCCAGGAATCTCTTGAGAAACAAGTCAAATCATGTGAATCTCTTGAAGAAACTATTAAATCccttaatgaagaaaaagaggcgttgaaaaatatgtttgagtGTCTTCTAAATTCTAAggaaaaagagatagaaacaattTCGCATGAGTTAGAAACTTTACAAATTAGATTTGAATCTGAACTACAGGCTTTAAAAGATGAGTATGAGTTAGAGAAGAAGAATATTATCCAAGACAATACCCGTGGGTTTGAGAAAATTGAGTTACAATGGAAGGATAAGCTATCAAATAAGGAAAATGAAATGACTCTTCAGTTTAATGATCTCAGTCAGAATCTAGAATCTAAAAATGAGGAATTGAGTAATCTAAATTCACAAATCAACGACCTGAATTCAGAGAAAGAGTCACTTTTATGTCAAGTCAAGGACATGGAAGCCTCAGTTCATATTAATTCTCAAAATCTCAAAGAAAGAGAAATTgctttagaaaaggaaattgaCATGTTACGAAGAGatattaatgaaatgaaagatATGATCAAAGACAAAGAATCTCAAAGCCAATTAGTTCGAGAGGAAAATGTATCACTCAAAGACAGATTGAATAGTATTTCTGTTGGATCTCTTGGCAATGAGTCTGAGCTACAATCCTTGAAAGACgaattacatcatttaaaatcaattaaattgaGTCAGCTCCAAGTGTCTTTATTGCAAGCAGAAGAACGGTTATCTAATCTTGTCcaagaaaatgatgaaaagtCCAAGTCATTATCGATTGAATCCTCTCGTAATCAAGAACTCGCTACTAAGCTTAATATTCAGAAAGAAAACCTTTCGAACAAGGAATCTGCTTACGAAGAACTTGATTCGAGGATTCAACTTCTTCAAGAATCATTAGAGGAAGAGAAAAATGACAAGTTGGACCTTTCTGagaaattgaatgaaaaaatgaggGACATGTTGGTTCTTCAAGAGAATTTTAGTGTTCAAATCTTAACTATGGAAGAGGATCGATcagaaattgaaaaagaaaaggatgaCTTGTGTAAGAGCAATCTTtactttaatgataaaatagagTCTCTTactaaagaaaatgaaaatttggcTCATCGAATCTCtgaattaaatgaaagaaaccaaaagTTAGTTCAAGAGAATGAGTCGTTAGTTGAGGAACAGTCTCAGTGTTTTAATGTGTCTGAGTCCATTAAAACAGAGAATGAGAAGCTTTTGTCTGacttggaaaaaattgaaaatgacaaGTCAAATTTAATGGTTGAGATTGCTAATTTAAATGATGATATTgacttcaaaataaaagactaTGAAAGTAAAATTCAGGAACTGAGTCTTAAAGTTTCAGAGAGTGAGGAACAATTGGAATTCAAAGACATCCAACTCTTTGATGCAAAGGAAAAATTAGACTCCGCTCTTCAAGCACAACTAAATCAAACAGTAGATTCAGAGGcacaatataatatcaaaatcagGGATTTGGAGTGTCATATCCATGACCTTCAGGAGTCAATTAAATCccttgaaaatgataaaaaaggatatattagGAAAATAGATTCTCTCAGAACAGATTCCACTACACAATTAGACTCTATTCTCAAGTCAAATCAACAACTGTGCGAGCTTCGCTCCGAGTATGAAAAATCTCTTCAAGATATTGAATCTGAGAAAGGATCTTTGATGGAGGAACTTGCTTTCTTTAAATCTAGATTTCATCTCATCAAGAACGAATATGAGTCTCTTCAAATTGAATTCAAGTCCTTGCAGTATTCAAATGATGAGGTTTCGAAAGAAAGGGAATCTCTTTTAGAGAAAGTTATATCTCTTGAGGAACGTTCTATCAGGGATGAAGAATTCGAATCAGAAAATGATAAACTAAAGGTTAAATTGAGCAGTATGGAGAAGGAGAAGTCTTCGACAGAAGCACAACTATTGGAAAAGGAAGTCCAATTACGTGAATGTAACGTGTCCATTCAAGACCTTATGGCTGAAAATAAAGAACTTAATCATCAAATCTTGGATTTTGAAAGCAAGTACGATTCTcttgatgaaaaatatgtagttattaaagaagaaaacgATATTTTAATACAGAAAGTTTCAGAAACCAAGTATGAGTTGGAGTCCAagttgaagaaagaaaatgactTATTTGAGGAAGAAAAAGCAGCACTAAACAATTCTATTTCTGTGTCTCGAAAGGATATGGAAAAGTTAAACTTTCAATTGACTGGAGTGAATAATGAGAATTctcgattaaaaaaagaaatagatacTTTGCAGTCCTCACTTTGTGAAACTAAAAATGATTTAGACGTTCAAAACAATTTGACGAAGTCCATCAAAACAGAACTTGAAGAAAAGTCTCGATTACATGATGAACTTGCAAAGGAGAAAGACAGTTTGCTTAAGAGGGTACACGACTCAAATCACTCTATTGAATTATTGATAGCTAAGGAAAGGACCCTCGTTAATTCAATTGAGGAGTTCAAACAAAAACTATCGTCTTTTTCACATTTAAATGAGGAGAAtgagtcattaaaaaaagttatggttgaTTTAGAAATGAGCGCCTCGGAGTTGAAATCCAATTTAGATTCTTTGAATCTCGAAAATGAGGAACTCAAAAAGTGTCACGATGAAGCCATTGCGGATATTTATCAAATTCacgaaaaagagaaagaaaagattATGCAAAAACTACGAAG TTTGGAGACGTCCAAAGAAGATGAATTGGGTGAATGGAAGTTTAAAGTCAAGTCCTTACTTAATAGCTTGAAATCCAAGGAGAAACAAATTATTCAACTTCTAAAAACTAACACTGATCTCAAAGACTCCTTTGACAAGGAGTCTCAAGAACTTAATAAGCAgctcaaaatatatcaaaacgaGGAGACTGAAATATTTCCTTGGGAGGCTGAGCCTGAGGAATATAGGGACCTAACTCCTGTtgatttactatatatatttaaagacgAAAAATTATCTCATAGAGTTCGTGCAGAACTCTATTATAAGGCCGTTGGTCATCTCAAACAAGACATAGAATTGAAAATGGATCGAAACATTGAATTGGTGAAGGAATTGGGTGAGGTCAAGCGACAAGTCGatcacttaaaattaaaatacgagGAACTTCCCAAAATGGAATCCGAGTTGAATCCTTCTTcgaataacattttgaaaataaattaccaTGAGAGCGTGAAATCTGAGGGAATTATGACTCGTGCTGCTAAACggaaaagtattaatatatactctGAAAACCGAGGTCCACAACCTGCGTATCCTAGTCAGGAGCGCGGAGAAAACACGGAAGTAAATCCCTTTAAAATACGAAGTCTGTTGAAACCTGCCACACTTAAAGTTACT aACCCGAAGAAGAAACCCCTCAATACGATTACAAATCAAGCCACCATCCGAAATTCTAAATAA